CATTGTTTTTACTTGGTTCCATACCTATAGCAATAGCAGGTAAACTATCAGTTAAAAGATTTATAAATAAAAGATGAACTGGAGCAAAAGGCATTGGTAAATTAACAGTTGAAGCATATAATACCGCTAGTATTCCAGCCATGTTTCCAGAAAGTAAAAATCTAATGGAATTTTTTATATTTGAATAGATATTTCTTCCAGTAGCAATGGCTTTAATAATTGTAGCAAAATTATCATCAGCTAAAATCATAGAAGCTGCATCTTTAGAAACTTCAGTTCCTGTTATTCCCATAGCAATTCCAATATCAGCCTTCTTTAAAGCAGGAGCATCATTAACTCCGTCTCCAGTCATAGCACAAATGTTTCCTTTACTTTGCCACATGGAAACAATTCTTATTTTATCTGCAGGAGAAACTCTAGCATACACAGAAATATCTTCAATTTCTTTTGCAAATTCTTGATCAGATAAACTAGAAAGTTCAAGACCAGTTAAAGCTTTATCCCCTTCTTTAAAAATTCCAATTTCCTTTGCAATAGCAGATGCGGTAATCTTGTGGTCCCCTGTTATCATAATAGGTTTTATTCCAGCTTTAATACAATCAGCAACAGCTTTTTTAGATTCTTTTCTAGGAGGATCAATCATAGATATAAGTCCTAAGAAAATAAAATCTTTTTCATCTTCTAAATCAATAGAAGTTTTTGATTTTAAAATTTTATATCCAAAAGCTAAAACTCTAAGTCCATTATTTGATAAATCAAAATTTGTTTTTTCAATTAAGCTAATATCTTCAGGAGAGATTTCTTTTATTTTATCTTGAGAAAGTATAAACTTTGTTCTTGTCAAAAGAACATCTAAGGCTCCCTTTGTGATCATTATATTTTCATTATCAATATTACATAAGATACTCATTAATTTTCTATCTGAATCAAATGGAATTTCAGATAATCTAGGATATTTTTTTCTTAAATCAATTTCTTTTAAATTAAATTTCTTTGCAAGATTAGTTAATGCTGTTTCTGTAGGATCTCCGATTTCATTATTAGTACTACTAATGGCATCACTACATAGGCAAGAAAATGTTAATAGTTTATTTTCACTTAAATTTTTAATATCAATAGTTTGATTTGTTTTTAAAGTGCTGTTAGTAAAAATATTTTTAGCAGTCATTTTATTTTGAGTTAATGTTCCTGTTTTATCAGAACAGATTATAGAGACAGATCCAAGTCCTTCAACAGCTTTTAATTTTTTTATAATGGCATTTTCCTTTGACATTTTTTGAGTTCCAATAGCAAGAACAATTGTTACTATAGAACTTAAAGCTTCAGGAATAGCAGCAACAGCTAGTGCAACAGCAAACAATAAAGAATCTAGCATGCTAGTTCCATGATAAATATTAATAGAAAAAACAAAGGCACAAAGGATTAAAATAGCTATTGAAAGATTTCTTCCAAATTTATCCAAAGATACTTGAAGTGGAGTTATTTTTTCTTCTGTTTGTTTTATTAATTTTGCTATTTTACCAATTTCAGTAGACATTCCAATGGAAGTTATTAAAATAGTACCTCTTCCATAAGTTACAAGACTTCCAGAAAAAACCATATTTTTTTGATCCCCAATGGATAAGTTTTCTTCTGTTAAAACAGTATCTATTTTTTCGATACTTTCAGATTCTCCAGTTAGAGAACTTTCATTAACCATTAAAGAAGAACAATTAAGAACTCTTCCATCAGCAGGAACAATATCTCCAGCTTCAAGAATAACAATATCTCCTACTACAACTTCTTTAGATGAAATTTCAAAAATCTCTTTATTTCTAATTACTTTAGCCTTTGGAGAAGAAAGATTCTTTAAGCTTTCTAAAGAAGCCTCAGCTTTTAAATGTTGAACTGTTCCTAAAATTGCATTCATGGTAATAACAACAAAAATAACAATAGAACTTTCAATATTTCCAGTAAATATAGATATAAATCCAGCTATGATTAAAACAATTACTAGAAAATCTTTAAATTGAGAAAGAAAAATGGCAAGAAAACTTTTACTTTCTCTCTTTTCTAGTTCATTAATCCCGTATTTGTTTTTGCTTTCCTTAATTTCAGTTTGAGATAATCCATCTAGAGTGCTATTAAATTCACTTAGAATATTATCTTTTGTTTTTAAAAAATGTTTAGTCATATATCCTCCCTAAAAATAAAAAAAGACTTTTAGTATAGCAAAAAAACTATACTAAAAGTCTCGTTACTTACTTAACATAAGCTTATAGTACCAGATAAAATAATTATCGAGATTGTTGATACTATAATTAAACTACTCCCTTTTATTACAGGTAAATAATATTATATTTTATATAATTTGTCAAACTTATTCTTTGTTATTATTTTCATGGATTTTTTTTAAAAATTCATTTCGAACTTTAAAAATAATAGCAAGTAAAATAAAATAATGAATAAATTTAAATTTTTGCATTATTTCTGGAAAAAAATAATCTCCAATAACTAAAGTTAAAATCCAAATTAAAAGAATTACGATTAATAAAATTACAAATTTAAACCAAATTTTCCAAAAAGTATTATTGCTTTCAGTCATATTTTTCTCCTTAAATAAATAATTATTATTTATTATATACATTTCCCATAAGACCAACTATTTTTTTAGCTTCTGTTAGTTTTTTTCTAGCTATTTCCCTAGCTTTTAAAGCACCTTTTCTAAGAACTTCTTCTACATATTCTGGATTTTTAACAAGTTCTTCTCTTCTTTCACGAGCATCTTTAAAATATTCTAAAATAGCTTCAAGTAATTCTTTTTTAGCATGTCCATAACCATATCCTCCAGCTTTAAATTTATCTCTCATTTCTTGGTACTTTTCTTCAGTTACAAATAATTTATATAATTTAGAAACATTGTTATCAGGATCTTTAGGTTCTTCTAAAGGAGTCGAGTCAGTTACAATGGACATAACTTGTTTTTTAAGAACTTTTTTTGAGGCAAACATATTTATAGTATTACCATAAGATTTACTCATTTTTTGTCCATCTGTTCCTGGAACAATAGCAAGACTATCCATAATTAAAGGTTCAGGAAGTTTAAAGAAATCAACATTATATTGTTGATTAAATTTTGCTGCTAAATCTCTAGTCATTTCAAGATGTTGTTTTTGATCTTTACCAACTGGTACAATATCAGTATCATAAATTAAGATATCTGAAGCCATAAGAATAGGATAAGTAAGAAGTCCAGTATTTGGGAATAATCCTTTGGCAATTTTATCTTTATAAGAATGTCCTCTTTCCATAAGACCAACAGGTGTTATATTAGAAAGAAACCAAGATAATTCAATATGTTCTGGAACATCAGATTGTAAAAATAATGTTGATTTTTCAGGATCAAGACCAATTGCTAAATAATCTAAGATAATGTTTTTAGTACTTTCTCTTAGAACTTCTGGATTAGTAAGAGAAGTAAGAGCATGATAGTCAGCAATAAAATAAAAACCTTCGTATTTTCCTGAGTTTTGATTTTCTATAAATTGTTTCATAGCTCCAAAATAATTTCCAAGATGTAAAGTTCCACTTGGTTGTATTCCTGATAAACTTCTTTGCATAAAA
The nucleotide sequence above comes from Fusobacterium sp. JB019. Encoded proteins:
- the trpS gene encoding tryptophan--tRNA ligase produces the protein MQRSLSGIQPSGTLHLGNYFGAMKQFIENQNSGKYEGFYFIADYHALTSLTNPEVLRESTKNIILDYLAIGLDPEKSTLFLQSDVPEHIELSWFLSNITPVGLMERGHSYKDKIAKGLFPNTGLLTYPILMASDILIYDTDIVPVGKDQKQHLEMTRDLAAKFNQQYNVDFFKLPEPLIMDSLAIVPGTDGQKMSKSYGNTINMFASKKVLKKQVMSIVTDSTPLEEPKDPDNNVSKLYKLFVTEEKYQEMRDKFKAGGYGYGHAKKELLEAILEYFKDARERREELVKNPEYVEEVLRKGALKAREIARKKLTEAKKIVGLMGNVYNK
- a CDS encoding cation-translocating P-type ATPase, which produces MTKHFLKTKDNILSEFNSTLDGLSQTEIKESKNKYGINELEKRESKSFLAIFLSQFKDFLVIVLIIAGFISIFTGNIESSIVIFVVITMNAILGTVQHLKAEASLESLKNLSSPKAKVIRNKEIFEISSKEVVVGDIVILEAGDIVPADGRVLNCSSLMVNESSLTGESESIEKIDTVLTEENLSIGDQKNMVFSGSLVTYGRGTILITSIGMSTEIGKIAKLIKQTEEKITPLQVSLDKFGRNLSIAILILCAFVFSINIYHGTSMLDSLLFAVALAVAAIPEALSSIVTIVLAIGTQKMSKENAIIKKLKAVEGLGSVSIICSDKTGTLTQNKMTAKNIFTNSTLKTNQTIDIKNLSENKLLTFSCLCSDAISSTNNEIGDPTETALTNLAKKFNLKEIDLRKKYPRLSEIPFDSDRKLMSILCNIDNENIMITKGALDVLLTRTKFILSQDKIKEISPEDISLIEKTNFDLSNNGLRVLAFGYKILKSKTSIDLEDEKDFIFLGLISMIDPPRKESKKAVADCIKAGIKPIMITGDHKITASAIAKEIGIFKEGDKALTGLELSSLSDQEFAKEIEDISVYARVSPADKIRIVSMWQSKGNICAMTGDGVNDAPALKKADIGIAMGITGTEVSKDAASMILADDNFATIIKAIATGRNIYSNIKNSIRFLLSGNMAGILAVLYASTVNLPMPFAPVHLLFINLLTDSLPAIAIGMEPSKNNVLEDKPRDIDEPILTKNLSLKILLEGGLIGIFTMISFHLGLKASPSVGMTMAFSTLCLARLFHGFNCRGKNSLLTLKIKSNMFSVYAFLIGTFLLNLLLLNDTAGKLFEVANLNIMQLTSIYLFALIPTIIIQIARYMKYDKK